Proteins encoded within one genomic window of Fibrobacter sp. UWB16:
- a CDS encoding 8-oxo-dGTP diphosphatase, translating to MINTTLCYIEQDGKYLLLHRIKKKNDINKDKWIGIGGKFEEWESPEDCIHREALEETGLTLIRPKYRGIVTFISDGMDQTEFMHLFTATEFTGSIKECDEGVLEWVDKQKVKELPHWDGDLIFLALLERGEPFFSLKLTYKGSTLTEALLNEKPVTLQDFL from the coding sequence ATGATCAATACAACCCTATGCTATATCGAACAAGACGGCAAGTATCTGCTGCTCCACCGCATCAAAAAGAAAAACGACATCAACAAGGACAAGTGGATCGGCATTGGCGGAAAGTTCGAAGAATGGGAATCGCCCGAAGATTGCATCCACCGCGAAGCACTCGAAGAAACAGGGCTCACACTCATCCGCCCCAAGTACCGCGGCATAGTCACGTTCATCAGCGACGGCATGGACCAGACCGAATTCATGCACCTCTTTACCGCAACCGAATTTACAGGCTCCATCAAGGAGTGCGACGAAGGCGTACTGGAATGGGTGGACAAGCAAAAAGTGAAGGAACTCCCCCATTGGGACGGCGACCTGATATTCCTAGCCCTCCTGGAACGCGGCGAACCGTTCTTTTCGCTAAAGCTCACCTACAAGGGCAGCACACTCACCGAAGCTCTGCTCAACGAAAAGCCCGTTACGCTACAAGATTTTCTATAG
- a CDS encoding ATP-binding protein: MQNWVKEIVVDSKFENVRTLTDFVESSLEPLNPSPKAIMQIGVAIDELFSNVVRYSGSSNMKLILNVNEDVLTAKLTFIDEGVEYDPLKKTDPDVSLSAEDREIGGLGIFLVKKIMDGVEYKRDGQKNVLTVVKKLG, from the coding sequence ATGCAGAATTGGGTTAAAGAAATCGTCGTAGATTCAAAATTTGAAAATGTTAGAACTTTGACTGATTTTGTTGAAAGCTCCTTGGAGCCGCTGAATCCGTCGCCTAAGGCTATCATGCAAATTGGCGTAGCCATTGATGAACTGTTCAGTAACGTTGTTCGCTATTCTGGTTCGTCGAATATGAAACTTATCCTGAATGTCAATGAAGATGTGCTGACTGCAAAGCTGACCTTTATTGACGAGGGGGTGGAATACGATCCGCTGAAGAAAACGGATCCGGACGTTTCGCTCTCGGCGGAAGACCGTGAAATTGGCGGGCTCGGAATATTCCTCGTGAAGAAAATCATGGATGGCGTTGAGTACAAACGTGATGGTCAGAAGAATGTTTTAACTGTTGTTAAAAAACTGGGTTAA
- a CDS encoding LptE family protein → MNFCKNISRLFCALIVAMAACMLSGCYSFTASTLPSHIKTVNIHEVDDKTLDPVLANNIHTAVVDMFKRNAGGVRLVNDNANADFEITLLSYSNKPENYNSNSDVETYRVTIRVEVKFYDNVKERIIYESKSLSADGVYDVQANETEDRHGQTRAVEKLQDLIVSNALAKW, encoded by the coding sequence ATGAATTTTTGCAAGAATATTTCTCGCCTGTTTTGTGCTTTGATCGTGGCGATGGCTGCGTGCATGCTTTCTGGTTGCTATAGCTTTACTGCGAGTACGCTCCCAAGCCATATCAAGACGGTTAACATCCATGAGGTTGATGATAAAACTCTAGATCCGGTGCTTGCCAATAACATTCATACCGCAGTTGTTGATATGTTCAAGCGTAATGCTGGCGGTGTGCGCCTCGTCAATGATAATGCCAATGCCGATTTTGAAATAACTCTGTTAAGCTATTCGAACAAGCCCGAAAACTACAACAGCAATAGTGATGTCGAAACGTACCGCGTCACGATTCGTGTTGAAGTTAAGTTTTACGATAACGTAAAAGAAAGAATCATCTACGAGAGCAAGTCCCTTTCGGCAGATGGTGTTTATGACGTCCAAGCGAACGAGACCGAAGACCGCCATGGTCAGACGCGTGCCGTTGAAAAGCTCCAGGACTTGATTGTCTCGAACGCCCTTGCCAAGTGGTAA
- the gmk gene encoding guanylate kinase, whose product MKNKLFVMSAASGAGKTTLKDLVIKDFPDIKYSISATTRKPREGEIDGVHYFFKTKEEFEQMIKDDALVEYNLVHGNYYGTPKSFVEKTLAEGNRVLFDLDVFGKVNFDKVYPDATGIFILPPSDEELERRLRGRGTDSEEVIQLRLANAKKEIEFAKTKGKYEYTIVNDDLQKAADELRAILSQK is encoded by the coding sequence ATGAAAAACAAGCTTTTCGTTATGAGTGCCGCCAGTGGCGCAGGCAAGACCACCCTCAAGGATCTTGTCATCAAGGATTTCCCGGACATCAAGTATTCCATTTCGGCTACAACGCGCAAACCGCGCGAAGGCGAAATCGACGGAGTCCACTACTTCTTCAAGACCAAGGAAGAATTCGAGCAGATGATCAAGGACGACGCCCTAGTCGAATACAACCTGGTTCACGGGAACTACTACGGAACGCCCAAGAGCTTTGTCGAGAAGACTCTCGCCGAAGGAAACCGCGTGCTGTTTGACCTTGACGTTTTCGGCAAGGTGAACTTCGACAAGGTCTACCCTGACGCAACAGGCATTTTCATTTTGCCGCCAAGCGACGAAGAACTCGAACGCCGCCTCCGTGGCCGTGGCACCGATAGCGAAGAAGTCATCCAACTCCGCCTTGCAAACGCGAAGAAAGAAATCGAATTTGCAAAGACGAAGGGCAAGTACGAATACACCATCGTGAACGATGATCTTCAGAAAGCCGCTGACGAACTCCGCGCAATCCTGAGTCAGAAGTAA
- a CDS encoding NPCBM/NEW2 domain-containing protein, which translates to MNIKDAILRLFKNLAHPAGIFGTLVAIAIPFLIYLAPNIKHRETIRQMDLNWPLPLFGVQFILGIVIFCFLNKDFREWLKGILPAKSVSIMTLVFAVAISIFAGTQIEARHRVQSDESVFMAVAQNMYYNHESGTCNQGEFDNGSLSCKSTSNSFKTKGLSFLYYLGMPLFGSDLHWIFTAELLMLPLAFLLMFLAIVAWTKQPLLAFLASLLMALQPTVLFQFRAMSVEPLYIFLSALALFVFKWAYDRNTVWHWTLLALILAFFAQTRQETIFCIFAFVLFALPKLLNKKDYKAPVFFVTLSLFSIPALLTISYFQGFGFQGGEFEAHGHFFEDLAKNWEVMTTKLDKNGNLTNPFLSYFNYLFAIGGIYLTFRAINGARKRNFTYLKILAFLLLYHLQTYVILENVSGDFSIEINQRYSLVMLPTMAFVAALPVTHMIQYFATPTGGKLNSKTAFVGMLIAALLFTGWTIHYKKNFNDNIMYNRNHLTIEEHEILGWLKEQPQADRFFIYGRPWHFVGYGMSSIHYDNARRMTNSEMKELIEKYKGEVYYIRGLDCWDSHTYHRKAVEHRIATTCDVFEREMDLTGVKNILITNNYWVQIAKFNGRKNYNPEKIISINELEVAPADSIATKPAMLKVHYELKEQGQAAAKWKFALLINDKIIEQGDYKFGSYDKEVNLALLQPGFNQVRFVIQDLSTKSKLADVSKFYFEAANGAIALTDYPIENHKQEWGNLHRNESIEGNKLSVNGQSFINGIGTHASSTTIFDVAKKFATVKFSVGLDDESLCSEGVGVEVLGDGKSLAKTPFFRNGELHKVEANIAGVQKLTIRSFPKEGINCSHVDIINPVFIP; encoded by the coding sequence ATGAATATCAAAGACGCTATCTTGAGACTATTCAAGAACTTAGCTCACCCCGCAGGCATTTTCGGCACACTCGTTGCTATAGCCATACCCTTCCTTATTTACCTCGCCCCGAACATCAAGCACAGGGAAACCATCCGACAGATGGATTTGAACTGGCCGCTCCCGCTTTTTGGGGTACAGTTCATTCTTGGAATCGTTATTTTCTGTTTTTTGAATAAGGATTTTAGAGAATGGCTCAAGGGAATCCTCCCCGCAAAGTCCGTGAGCATCATGACTCTCGTATTTGCTGTCGCCATTTCCATTTTCGCAGGCACGCAAATAGAAGCCCGCCACCGCGTCCAAAGTGACGAAAGCGTCTTCATGGCTGTTGCCCAGAACATGTACTACAACCACGAATCTGGCACCTGCAACCAGGGCGAATTCGACAACGGCTCACTGAGCTGCAAATCCACATCCAACAGCTTTAAAACTAAAGGGCTCTCTTTCCTTTACTACCTCGGCATGCCGCTATTTGGTAGCGACCTCCACTGGATTTTCACCGCAGAACTCCTGATGCTGCCGCTTGCGTTCCTCCTCATGTTCCTTGCGATTGTCGCCTGGACCAAACAACCCCTCCTTGCCTTCCTCGCCTCGCTACTCATGGCACTCCAACCGACGGTACTTTTCCAGTTCCGCGCCATGTCCGTTGAACCGCTCTATATATTCCTCTCGGCTCTTGCACTGTTCGTATTCAAGTGGGCTTATGACAGAAACACCGTTTGGCACTGGACTCTCCTCGCCCTCATTCTGGCCTTCTTCGCCCAGACCCGCCAAGAAACAATCTTCTGCATCTTCGCATTCGTCCTTTTTGCGCTCCCGAAACTTCTCAACAAGAAAGATTATAAAGCACCTGTCTTCTTTGTGACGCTTTCGCTTTTCTCCATACCGGCACTCCTTACAATTAGCTACTTCCAAGGATTCGGCTTCCAGGGAGGCGAATTTGAAGCCCACGGACACTTCTTCGAAGATCTCGCCAAGAACTGGGAAGTGATGACCACAAAGCTCGATAAGAATGGCAATCTCACGAATCCGTTCCTGAGTTACTTCAACTATCTCTTTGCCATTGGCGGCATCTATCTTACCTTCCGCGCGATTAACGGCGCAAGAAAGAGGAACTTTACTTACCTCAAGATTCTCGCTTTTTTGCTTCTCTACCACCTGCAAACGTATGTGATTCTCGAAAACGTCTCTGGCGACTTCAGCATCGAAATCAACCAGCGCTATAGCCTTGTGATGTTGCCGACCATGGCTTTTGTGGCGGCCCTCCCGGTCACCCACATGATCCAGTACTTCGCAACGCCTACCGGCGGCAAGCTGAACAGCAAGACAGCCTTTGTCGGCATGCTCATTGCCGCCTTGCTTTTCACCGGCTGGACAATCCATTACAAGAAGAACTTCAACGATAATATCATGTACAACCGCAACCACTTGACCATCGAAGAGCACGAAATTCTCGGTTGGCTCAAGGAACAGCCGCAAGCGGACCGATTCTTTATTTACGGTCGTCCCTGGCACTTCGTGGGTTACGGCATGTCGTCCATTCATTACGACAACGCTCGCAGAATGACGAACAGCGAGATGAAGGAATTAATCGAGAAGTACAAAGGCGAAGTCTATTACATTCGCGGCTTGGACTGCTGGGACAGCCACACTTACCACAGAAAAGCTGTGGAACACCGCATCGCCACGACCTGCGACGTATTCGAACGTGAGATGGACTTAACAGGCGTCAAGAACATCTTGATTACGAACAACTACTGGGTCCAGATTGCAAAATTCAACGGACGTAAGAACTACAACCCCGAAAAAATTATCTCCATAAACGAATTGGAAGTCGCTCCCGCCGATTCTATCGCCACAAAGCCCGCCATGCTCAAAGTTCATTACGAGCTCAAGGAACAGGGACAGGCCGCTGCCAAATGGAAGTTCGCACTCCTAATCAACGACAAAATAATCGAACAAGGCGATTACAAGTTCGGCTCTTATGACAAAGAAGTGAACCTTGCACTTTTGCAGCCTGGCTTCAACCAGGTACGTTTTGTCATACAGGACCTCTCAACAAAGAGCAAACTTGCCGATGTCTCAAAATTCTATTTCGAAGCTGCAAATGGAGCGATTGCTCTCACGGACTACCCCATCGAAAACCACAAGCAGGAATGGGGTAATCTGCACAGGAACGAAAGCATTGAAGGAAACAAGCTCAGTGTGAACGGTCAAAGCTTTATAAACGGTATTGGTACGCACGCCTCTTCCACAACGATTTTTGACGTCGCCAAGAAATTTGCAACGGTCAAATTCTCGGTCGGCCTCGATGACGAATCGCTCTGCAGCGAAGGCGTTGGTGTTGAAGTTCTCGGTGATGGCAAGTCACTTGCAAAGACACCATTCTTTAGGAATGGCGAATTGCACAAAGTCGAGGCAAATATTGCAGGAGTCCAAAAGCTCACGATTAGATCCTTCCCCAAAGAGGGCATCAATTGCAGCCACGTAGACATCATTAACCCGGTATTTATACCTTAG
- a CDS encoding STAS domain-containing protein — MKIEKNVDGSNTSFALEGRLDTMTAPLLEAEIQGKLDGVSDLEFDFAKLTYISSAGLRVLLSAQKIMNKQGKMTIKNVCDEIKEIFEVTGFSDILTVV; from the coding sequence ATGAAAATCGAAAAAAATGTGGATGGTTCCAATACCTCTTTCGCTTTGGAAGGGCGCTTGGATACGATGACGGCTCCTTTGCTCGAAGCTGAAATTCAGGGCAAATTGGATGGTGTCTCGGACCTGGAATTTGACTTTGCCAAGCTGACGTATATTTCTTCGGCAGGTTTGCGCGTGTTGCTTTCCGCCCAGAAGATTATGAATAAGCAGGGCAAGATGACCATCAAGAATGTCTGCGATGAAATCAAGGAAATTTTTGAGGTGACGGGATTCTCGGACATTCTGACTGTCGTGTAG
- a CDS encoding glycosyltransferase family 2 protein, producing the protein MLLSVIIPVFNEEEIVAETYRVLEEELKDIEHELIFVNDGSKDRTREIVEGLLPGNPNNKIINFSRNFGHQAAFSAGLDHCIGDAVVIIDGDLQDPPSLIHEMLEKWREGYQVVYAQRNKRKGETLFKRFTAFCFYRLIGKLTSIDIPPDTGDFRLMDRCVVDQLKNLPERSRFLRGLVCWVGFKKIGVKYDRAERTAGTSKYPLKKMLRLAFDGITGFSSAPLKLSFYMGFIATIVGFVLLVWSILEKFLSPATTVPGWASLMTAIVFFAGVQLLTIGILGEYIGRIYDEVKQRPLYIEDKK; encoded by the coding sequence ATGCTTTTATCCGTAATTATACCTGTTTTTAATGAAGAAGAGATCGTTGCCGAAACCTACCGCGTCTTGGAGGAAGAGCTCAAGGATATCGAACACGAACTCATTTTCGTAAACGACGGTTCCAAGGACCGCACCCGAGAAATCGTGGAAGGTCTCCTCCCTGGGAACCCGAACAACAAGATTATCAACTTCAGCCGCAACTTCGGCCACCAGGCTGCATTTAGCGCAGGCCTCGACCATTGCATTGGCGATGCCGTGGTAATCATTGACGGTGACTTGCAAGACCCGCCAAGCCTGATTCACGAAATGCTTGAAAAATGGCGCGAAGGCTATCAAGTCGTTTACGCCCAGCGCAACAAGCGCAAAGGCGAGACACTCTTCAAGCGCTTTACGGCATTTTGCTTCTACCGCTTGATTGGCAAGCTCACGAGTATCGACATTCCGCCTGACACGGGCGACTTCAGACTCATGGACCGCTGCGTGGTGGACCAGCTCAAGAACCTCCCGGAACGCAGCCGCTTCTTGCGCGGGCTCGTATGCTGGGTCGGCTTCAAGAAGATTGGCGTCAAGTACGACCGCGCCGAACGCACCGCAGGCACTTCGAAGTATCCGCTCAAGAAGATGCTTCGCCTCGCGTTCGACGGCATCACGGGTTTCAGCTCGGCTCCGCTCAAGCTCAGCTTCTACATGGGCTTCATTGCAACCATCGTTGGCTTTGTGCTTCTCGTCTGGTCGATTCTCGAAAAGTTCCTCTCCCCTGCAACAACGGTTCCGGGCTGGGCATCGCTCATGACCGCCATCGTGTTCTTCGCAGGCGTGCAGCTTTTGACCATCGGCATTCTCGGCGAATACATCGGCCGAATCTACGACGAAGTCAAGCAGCGTCCGCTGTACATCGAAGACAAGAAATAG